Proteins encoded in a region of the Quercus lobata isolate SW786 chromosome 8, ValleyOak3.0 Primary Assembly, whole genome shotgun sequence genome:
- the LOC115958278 gene encoding protein MID1-COMPLEMENTING ACTIVITY 1-like — MLSYAQTLPSLGVDALSLSNMIISSAQNTTTHRKNCKQLAEHVRLIGNLLEKLKSTDLMNLPATKEPLDGLEEALRKALELVESCREKSYLYMLAMGWNVVYQFRQVQADIDRYLRLVPLISLVQEFRMQNIEEGLQAIEEDQREYTLEEEDMEAQNVIIKPDRTKRDANVLEKSLSRRYPDLEFHEALHEEKDKLNIELQRSQTNNDPDQCRVIEHLIDVTENVVNVLPGKKITKLLANEPIYVISGYVSNVNSSYGDPGLKPEDQSQWQTDLFDCCSEPCLSFKTFFYPCGTFSWIANLVSKGKISRERAINDLMSYSLFCGCCCYSCCIRRKLRKLFNIEGGSCDDFSTHLMCCCCALVQEWRELEIRGFDGCQGRKMIPPPYQFMKP; from the exons ATGCTGAGCTATGCACAAACACTACCATCATTAGGAGTGGACGCCTTAAGCCTAAGCAATATGATCATATCATCAGCTCAAAACACCACCACACACCGCAAGAACTGCAAGCAACTAGCGGAGCACGTGAGGCTGATAGGGAACCTGTTGGAGAAGCTGAAATCAACGGACCTGATGAACTTGCCGGCGACGAAGGAACCGTTGGATGGTTTGGAAGAGGCACTGAGGAAAGCACTTGAGTTGGTGGAAAGTTGCAGAGAAAAGAGCTACCTTTACATGCTTGCCATGGGGTGGAACGTAGTGTATCAGTTCCGCCAAGTCCAAGCTGATATTGATCGCTATCTTCGTCTCGTGCCGTTGATTTCTTTGGTCCAAGAGTTTCGCATGCAG AATATAGAGGAAGGATTGCAGGCGATTGAAGAAGATCAAAGGGAATACACCCTCGAAGAAGAAGATATGGAAGCCCAAAATGTTATAATCAAACCTGATCGGACAAAGAGAGATGCTAATGTACTGGAGAAGTCGTTGTCTCGTAGGTATCCTGACTTGGAATTTCATGAAGCACTCCATGAAGAGAAAGACAAATTAAACATTGAATTGCAGCGATCACAAACAAATAATGACCCCGATCAATGCCGGGTGATTGAACACCTCATTGATGTAACggaaaatgttgtaaatgtgCTACCTGGTAAGAAGATCACAAAACTTCTTGCCAATGAACCAATTTATGTGATATCAGG GTATGTATCCAATGTAAATTCCAGCTATGGAGACCCCGGATTAAAGCCAGAAGATCAAAGTCAATGGCAAACTGATCTTTTTGATTGTTGCAGTGAACCTTGTCTAA GCTTCAAGACCTTCTTCTATCCTTGTGGAACATTTTCATGGATAGCTAACTTGGTGTCAAAGGGAAAAATAT CTCGTGAACGCGCAATCAATGATCTAATGTCATACTCCCTCTTCTGTGGTTGTTGCTGCTATAGTTGTTGCATTAGAAGGAAATTGAGGAAGCTTTTTAACATAGAG GGAGGTTCATGTGATGACTTCTCAACTCATCTCATGTGTTGCTGCTGCGCGCTAGTTCAAGAGTGGCGTGAGCTCGAAATTAGGGGCTTCGATG GTTGCCAAGGAAGAAAGATGATTCCTCCACCATACCAATTTATGAAGCCCTGA